Proteins from a genomic interval of Pirellulales bacterium:
- a CDS encoding DUF932 domain-containing protein: MTHLTRASAQLFVRSEDECFESLSELLNHCRWQQAESIDLWQPPAVLRPINQHGRLMLSAGSDGAFALNDWSFSQLCGLARVSKETVNRLSVDTAQVVFGETLPSGNKPVQLLTEGDRLRSIHGSSYTRLHNAELLTMLSEFAVDFQPPQRAATGHTGLYCGEQDLFCFLIDPLGWTEIDGEAFAPGFFVWNSEVGRRSVGVQTFWFQAVCANHIVWDAVEVVEFARKHTGNVHESLVEIRRIVEGLVAKRDERRDGFYGVVRKAMQTALGDDADEVLQVLSKAGVNRALAAKALEIARQKGRFTVFAVVDALTRLAGELKFAGDRTEADQRAGRLLELVT, encoded by the coding sequence ATGACCCACCTGACACGTGCCAGCGCACAGCTTTTCGTGCGCAGCGAAGACGAATGCTTTGAGTCTTTGTCGGAATTGCTCAACCATTGCCGGTGGCAACAGGCCGAATCCATCGACCTCTGGCAGCCGCCGGCGGTCTTGCGGCCGATCAACCAGCACGGCCGGCTGATGCTCTCGGCTGGCAGCGACGGAGCCTTTGCGCTCAACGACTGGTCCTTCTCGCAACTCTGCGGGCTGGCCCGCGTGAGCAAGGAGACCGTCAATCGGTTGTCGGTTGACACGGCGCAAGTCGTGTTCGGCGAGACGCTACCCAGCGGCAACAAGCCGGTGCAGTTGTTGACCGAGGGAGACCGCCTACGGTCGATCCACGGCTCCAGCTACACGCGGCTGCACAACGCCGAACTGCTGACGATGCTCAGCGAGTTCGCCGTCGATTTTCAGCCGCCGCAACGGGCGGCTACCGGTCACACGGGACTCTATTGCGGCGAGCAGGATTTGTTCTGCTTTCTCATCGATCCCTTGGGCTGGACCGAGATCGACGGCGAGGCGTTCGCACCGGGATTCTTTGTGTGGAATTCGGAAGTTGGCCGCCGGTCGGTCGGCGTGCAGACCTTTTGGTTCCAGGCGGTATGCGCTAATCACATCGTCTGGGACGCGGTCGAAGTCGTGGAGTTCGCCCGCAAGCATACGGGCAACGTCCACGAATCGCTGGTCGAAATCCGCCGGATTGTCGAAGGGCTGGTCGCCAAGCGCGATGAGCGCCGGGACGGCTTCTACGGTGTAGTCCGAAAGGCCATGCAAACGGCACTGGGAGACGACGCCGACGAGGTGCTACAAGTGCTGTCGAAAGCCGGTGTCAATCGGGCCTTGGCAGCCAAGGCACTGGAAATCGCCCGTCAGAAAGGGCGATTCACCGTCTTCGCGGTGGTCGATGCCCTGACGCGGTTGGCCGGCGAGCTGAAATTCGCCGGCGACCGCACCGAGGCGGATCAGCGCGCCGGGCGGCTGTTGGAGCTGGTGACCTGA
- a CDS encoding RNA 2'-phosphotransferase yields the protein MFAMHHSPERSRRQQLVRLLAYALRHHPDDFGVSLTPAGWTDLEQFIEQIQRLPKFSSITVDEVEQLLRTSSGQRFELAGSRIRARYGHSVPGIVTGEEREPPERLFHGTSSTSLAHIQSAGLQSMGRCLVHLTSDLSYACRVAGSETSQPLVLRVAARRAHAAGVVFLQASHHVWQTTAVPVTFLTTLLQVGDHAGGIGHPTPSAE from the coding sequence ATGTTCGCTATGCACCACAGCCCCGAACGTTCCCGCCGCCAGCAACTCGTGCGGCTGCTGGCGTATGCTCTGCGACACCATCCCGATGATTTCGGAGTGTCGCTCACCCCCGCCGGCTGGACCGACCTGGAACAGTTCATCGAGCAGATCCAGCGGCTGCCAAAATTCTCTTCGATCACGGTCGACGAGGTGGAGCAATTGTTGCGAACGTCCTCGGGCCAGCGCTTCGAGCTGGCCGGCAGTCGGATTCGTGCCCGCTACGGACACAGCGTGCCGGGGATCGTCACAGGGGAGGAGCGAGAGCCGCCCGAGCGGTTGTTTCATGGCACTTCGTCCACTTCACTTGCGCACATTCAATCCGCGGGACTGCAATCCATGGGACGTTGCCTGGTGCATCTCACCAGCGACTTGAGCTATGCTTGCCGCGTTGCCGGCAGCGAGACCAGCCAGCCGCTCGTGCTCCGCGTCGCGGCTCGCCGCGCGCATGCGGCCGGAGTCGTCTTTCTCCAGGCCTCGCATCATGTCTGGCAAACAACGGCCGTGCCGGTGACATTCCTCACAACGCTGTTGCAAGTTGGTGATCATGCCGGTGGCATAGGTCATCCCACGCCGAGCGCTGAATAG
- a CDS encoding recombinase family protein gives MTDPASGDGASRRRAAQYVRMSTEHQQYSTANQQDALYEYAQRRQMEIVQTYADEGKSGLSFSGRTALQRLISDVQSGQADFSVILVYDVSRWGRFQDADESAYYEYLCKRAGIEVHYCAEQFENDGGPASTIIKSVKRAMAGEYSRELSSKVFKGQCRLIELGFRQGGSPGFGLRRMLMNASGEQKGVLHRGEQKSLQMDRVVLVPGPDEELQIVRQIYDWFTHHGKQEREIAELLNDRGVLTDLGRPWNRGTVRQVLTNEKYIGNNVYNRTSFKLKRKHVRNPSQIWVRADGAFAPVVSSEQFFVARGIVLERNRRFSDEELLNHLRGLISQHTTLSSQLIDSADGMPSAAVYRTRFGSLVEAYRLAGFVPERNYDFIEINRRLHSMHPGLVDNLVGLLANVDATVRRDAQTGFLIINEQFTASLFLSRCRQTTGGALRWIMHLNRQLTPDITILVRMDTSNAVPVDYYLLPIMDIAVPKLLLCEANGAALDTYQFDSLDYLTVIAKRQKLEIAA, from the coding sequence ATGACCGATCCGGCCTCCGGTGACGGCGCATCGCGCCGCCGCGCCGCGCAATATGTCAGGATGTCAACCGAGCACCAGCAATACTCAACTGCAAACCAGCAAGACGCCCTTTACGAGTATGCTCAACGTCGCCAGATGGAGATCGTCCAAACCTATGCAGATGAGGGGAAGAGCGGCTTGAGTTTTTCAGGCCGAACTGCCTTACAGCGACTCATCTCGGACGTGCAATCCGGCCAAGCCGATTTCAGCGTGATCTTGGTTTACGACGTCAGTCGCTGGGGACGCTTTCAAGACGCCGACGAGAGTGCCTACTACGAGTATCTCTGCAAGCGCGCGGGAATCGAAGTCCACTACTGCGCTGAACAGTTCGAAAACGATGGTGGCCCGGCTTCCACCATCATCAAGAGCGTGAAGCGTGCAATGGCTGGAGAATACAGTCGCGAGCTTTCCTCCAAAGTCTTCAAAGGCCAATGCCGGTTAATCGAACTCGGTTTTCGTCAAGGAGGTTCGCCTGGGTTTGGTTTGCGCCGCATGTTGATGAACGCCTCAGGGGAACAGAAAGGCGTTCTCCACCGTGGTGAGCAAAAGAGTCTGCAAATGGATCGGGTGGTTCTCGTGCCGGGTCCGGATGAAGAGTTACAAATCGTCCGCCAGATTTATGACTGGTTTACCCACCACGGAAAACAAGAGCGAGAGATCGCAGAACTCCTGAATGACCGCGGAGTGCTGACGGACTTGGGCCGACCCTGGAACCGAGGCACCGTCCGCCAAGTGCTGACCAACGAGAAATACATCGGCAATAACGTCTACAACCGCACTTCCTTCAAGCTGAAGCGAAAGCATGTCCGCAACCCCAGTCAAATTTGGGTTCGTGCGGACGGGGCTTTCGCGCCCGTCGTCTCCTCAGAGCAATTCTTTGTGGCAAGGGGGATCGTGCTGGAAAGAAACCGCCGGTTTAGCGACGAGGAGTTGCTGAATCACCTGCGCGGCTTGATTTCTCAGCACACGACCCTTTCGAGTCAGCTCATCGATTCTGCGGATGGCATGCCCTCGGCGGCCGTCTACCGCACGCGGTTTGGCAGTTTGGTAGAAGCCTACCGGCTCGCCGGATTCGTTCCGGAAAGAAATTACGACTTCATCGAAATCAACCGACGGCTGCATTCCATGCATCCCGGGTTGGTCGACAATTTGGTCGGACTGCTTGCCAACGTGGATGCTACCGTCCGCCGCGACGCCCAAACAGGCTTTCTCATCATCAATGAGCAGTTCACAGCATCGCTATTCCTGTCGCGATGTCGGCAGACGACCGGAGGGGCTTTGCGATGGATCATGCACTTGAACCGCCAGTTGACCCCCGACATCACGATTCTTGTCCGCATGGATACGAGTAATGCCGTGCCGGTGGACTACTACCTCCTCCCCATCATGGATATTGCTGTCCCCAAGCTTTTGCTCTGCGAAGCCAACGGGGCCGCGCTCGACACCTATCAGTTCGATTCACTCGACTACCTGACCGTGATTGCTAAGCGTCAGAAGCTGGAGATCGCAGCATGA
- a CDS encoding winged helix-turn-helix domain-containing protein, whose translation MSAKAHDDYRESLRQLAEGYAAIVTHYERTIALLQKEQHRYLATDLKAVEGILEVGALRIDEGTFSVEFETNTCFLGNTIQLRLFRRLLRRRNRYVDHAELLEYVWDGVRSPATIRSAVKLLRRQLQQAGMGRVADAVVGTVAGHYALMVDRLQ comes from the coding sequence ATGTCAGCCAAAGCACACGACGATTATCGTGAATCGCTCCGTCAACTGGCAGAAGGATATGCCGCCATTGTTACCCACTACGAGCGGACCATTGCGCTGTTGCAGAAGGAACAACATCGTTACCTGGCAACGGACCTGAAAGCCGTTGAGGGGATCCTCGAGGTTGGTGCATTGCGGATCGATGAGGGCACCTTCTCCGTCGAGTTCGAGACCAACACCTGCTTTCTCGGCAACACGATCCAATTGCGACTATTTCGCCGATTGCTGCGAAGGCGCAACCGATATGTAGATCATGCCGAGCTACTTGAATACGTGTGGGACGGTGTTCGGTCCCCCGCCACGATCCGCAGCGCCGTGAAGCTCCTCCGCCGTCAATTGCAGCAGGCCGGGATGGGAAGGGTTGCCGACGCCGTGGTGGGGACCGTGGCCGGCCATTATGCCCTGATGGTCGACCGTCTGCAGTAG
- a CDS encoding ParB N-terminal domain-containing protein — MKDMVRLACEERIRIIPLGRVLPLRLLDKATLRTAKYRCIAASIAELGLIEPLVVYPQLDNAGYFMLLDGHIRLSILRELGWESCKCLIATDDEAFTYNHKVNRLSAIQEHFMIMRAIDGGLSAEEIGKSLNVDVSRIRQKRDLLEGICPEAVELLKERRANANALREMRKVSPMRQIEIAELMCASHNFSYNYARCLVATTPADQLLGGDRGRETHGLTPDEISRMENEMAILGREFKILEEGHGRNVLNLVVVIGYIKQLLDSARAVRHLSQAHPEILTQFQKLAELRNLIE; from the coding sequence ATGAAGGATATGGTGCGGCTCGCCTGCGAAGAACGCATCCGAATCATTCCATTGGGACGCGTGCTCCCTTTGCGACTGCTGGACAAGGCTACCTTGCGTACTGCCAAGTACCGCTGCATCGCGGCGTCGATTGCCGAACTTGGGCTGATTGAACCGCTGGTCGTTTACCCTCAACTGGACAATGCTGGCTACTTCATGCTGCTCGATGGCCACATCCGCCTGAGTATTCTGCGTGAATTGGGCTGGGAGAGCTGCAAATGCTTGATCGCCACCGATGACGAAGCCTTCACCTACAACCACAAAGTCAATCGGCTCAGCGCGATTCAGGAACACTTCATGATCATGCGAGCGATCGATGGCGGCCTAAGCGCCGAGGAAATTGGTAAGTCTCTCAACGTGGATGTCTCGCGGATCCGCCAGAAGCGAGATCTGTTAGAAGGTATCTGCCCCGAGGCGGTGGAGTTGCTCAAAGAGCGGAGGGCAAACGCCAATGCCCTTCGTGAGATGCGCAAAGTAAGCCCGATGCGTCAAATCGAGATCGCCGAACTGATGTGCGCATCGCACAATTTCTCGTACAACTACGCTAGGTGCTTAGTGGCCACCACGCCGGCCGACCAGTTGCTCGGAGGTGATCGGGGCCGGGAAACACATGGCCTGACACCGGACGAGATCTCCCGCATGGAGAACGAGATGGCGATTCTCGGGCGCGAATTTAAAATCCTTGAAGAGGGGCATGGCAGGAACGTGCTCAATCTGGTCGTTGTCATCGGCTACATCAAGCAATTGCTCGACAGCGCTCGTGCTGTTCGGCACTTGTCTCAGGCGCACCCCGAGATCCTCACGCAATTTCAGAAACTGGCTGAACTGCGGAATCTCATCGAGTAG
- a CDS encoding ParB N-terminal domain-containing protein produces MIADEEFRIQMIPIDQITVLNPRVRGKRKFSQIVSNIAKLGLKKPVTVAPLEGKNGDGRYLLVCGQGRLEAYAALNQTEIPAVVVHGSKDKLLLMSLAENLARRQHSPVELVREISVLKDRGYTIQEIATKTDLNATYVRGFIQLLAKGETQLLVAVEKGQIPVSIAVIIATANDKAVQRALTDAYERNDLRGKALLRARRLIEARRLRGKRKGKSTGQASEKVSADSLLRTYKEETIRQKLLVEKAKMCDARLRFAVTAIQQLFRDEAFTAIVRAEGLDSVPQYLAEKIHVEGVSP; encoded by the coding sequence ATGATTGCCGATGAAGAATTCCGTATTCAGATGATCCCGATTGACCAGATTACTGTCCTCAATCCTCGCGTACGTGGGAAGCGGAAGTTCAGCCAGATCGTTAGCAACATCGCGAAGCTCGGACTGAAAAAGCCGGTCACTGTCGCTCCACTCGAAGGCAAGAATGGGGATGGCCGCTACCTACTGGTCTGTGGACAGGGACGACTAGAAGCGTATGCGGCGCTCAATCAGACGGAGATTCCCGCCGTCGTGGTGCATGGCTCCAAGGACAAGCTGCTCTTGATGAGCCTGGCCGAGAATCTCGCCCGCCGTCAGCATTCTCCGGTGGAACTCGTCCGCGAAATCAGCGTGCTGAAAGACCGCGGCTACACCATCCAGGAGATTGCGACCAAGACAGATTTGAACGCGACTTATGTTCGAGGCTTCATTCAGCTACTGGCAAAGGGCGAGACGCAACTCCTGGTAGCTGTTGAGAAAGGGCAGATTCCCGTCAGCATTGCCGTCATCATCGCCACGGCCAATGACAAAGCTGTGCAGCGAGCCCTGACCGACGCCTACGAACGGAATGACCTGCGCGGCAAAGCTTTATTGCGAGCCCGACGCCTAATCGAGGCGCGTCGCCTAAGAGGCAAGCGGAAGGGAAAGTCCACCGGCCAGGCCTCTGAGAAGGTTTCGGCGGATTCACTGTTGCGGACCTACAAAGAAGAAACGATCCGGCAGAAGTTGCTGGTCGAGAAAGCCAAAATGTGCGACGCGCGACTGCGGTTCGCCGTGACCGCAATTCAGCAACTATTTCGGGACGAAGCCTTCACCGCGATTGTCCGAGCGGAGGGGCTCGACTCGGTCCCGCAGTACCTCGCCGAAAAAATCCATGTCGAAGGAGTCTCGCCATGA